One Narcine bancroftii isolate sNarBan1 chromosome 3, sNarBan1.hap1, whole genome shotgun sequence DNA window includes the following coding sequences:
- the LOC138757223 gene encoding uncharacterized HIT-like protein Synpcc7942_1390 has product MNRALGLQWPGLSAAQRILGLTATLLTPTLGACVQKGHCSSKVSDSEVLKAKLADQARKKYQNQPPTLFSKIIEKSLPADIIYEDEQCLSFRDINPQGPVHFLVIPKVPIPQISATTDDDKELLGHLLIVAKNLAKKEELTDGYRVVINDGKNGAQSVYHLHIHVIGGRQMGWPPG; this is encoded by the exons ATGAATCGTGCGCTCGGACTGCAGTGGCCCGGGCTGTCCGCTGCCCAGCGGATCCTTGGCCTGACCGCCACGTTGCTCACACCCACCCTCGGCGCCTGTGTGCAG AAAGGCCACTGTTCCTCAAAAGTTAGTGATAGTGAAGTCCTCAAAGCAAAGTTGGCTGACCAGGcaagaaaaaaatatcaaaacCAACCGCCTACACTATTCTCAAAAATTATTGAGAAGTCACTTCCTGCCGACATTATTTATGAAGATGAACAG TGCCTTTCTTTCAGAGATATAAATCCTCAGGGTCCAGTTCACTTTCTTGTGATACCCAAAGTCCCGATACCACAAATTAGTGCCACAACAGATGATGACAAAGAG CTCCTAGGACATTTACTGATAGTGGCGAAAAACCTTGCAAAGAAAGAAGAGCTCACAGATGGGTACAGAGTGG TGATTAACGATGGGAAGAATGGAGCACAATCTGTATACCACCTGCACATCCACGTGATTGGAGGTCGTCAGATGGGCTGGCCGCCTGGTTAG